A genomic stretch from Microtus pennsylvanicus isolate mMicPen1 chromosome 9, mMicPen1.hap1, whole genome shotgun sequence includes:
- the Hapln4 gene encoding hyaluronan and proteoglycan link protein 4: MACTPTALGPHALWAVAWGLLLLVPVPVGAQRGRKKVVHVLEGESGSVVVQTAPGQVVSHRGGTIVLPCRYHYEAAAHDHDGVRLKWTKVVDPLAFTDVFVALGTQHRAFGPYRGRAELQNDGPGDASLVLRNVTLQDYGRYECEVTNELEDDAGIVKLDLEGVVFPYHPRGGRYKMTFVEAQRACAEQDGILASAEQLHEAWRDGLDWCNAGWLRDGSVQYPVSQAREPCGGAGSNGAGEGTNGGVRNYGYRHNAEERYDAFCFTSNLPGRVFFLKPLRPVALAGAARACAARGATVAKVGQLFAAWKLQLLDRCTVGWLADGSARYPIVNPRTRCGGPRPGVRSLGFPDASRRLFGVYCYRAPGAPDPAPGGWGWGWEGGGGWAGGSRDPAAWTPLRV; encoded by the exons ATG GCGTGCACTCCGACGGCCCTCGGTCCCCACGCGCTCTGGGCCGTCGCCTGGGGACTCCTGCTGCTGGTCCCCGTACCTGTCGGGGCGCAGCGTGGCAGAAAGAAAGTCGTGCACGTGCTGG AGGGCGAATCCGGCTCAGTGGTGGTGCAGACGGCGCCCGGGCAGGTGGTGAGCCACCGCGGTGGCACCATCGTCTTACCCTGCCGTTACCATTACGAGGCGGCCGCTCACGATCACGACGGCGTCCGCCTCAAGTGGACGAAGGTGGTAGACCCTTTGGCCTTCACCGATGTCTTCGTGGCTCTGGGTACCCAGCACAGAGCCTTTGGTCCCTACCGAGGGCGAGCCGAGCTACAGAACGACGGGCCCGGGGACGCCTCCCTGGTCCTCCGAAATGTCACTCTGCAGGACTATGGACGCTACGAGTGTGAGGTCACCAATGAGCTAGAGGATGACGCCGGCATAGTCAAGCTGGACCTGGAAG GCGTGGTCTTCCCCTATCACCCTCGTGGAGGCCGCTACAAGATGACTTTCGTGGAAGCACAGCGAGCTTGTGCTGAACAGGATGGCATTCTGGCTTCCGCCGAGCAGCTGCACGAAGCCTGGCGCGATGGCCTGGACTGGTGCAATGCAGGATGGTTGCGCGATGGCTCTGTACAGTACCCAGTGAGCCAGGCCCGGGAGCCCTGTGGCGGGGCAGGGAGCAATGGGGCTGGTGAAGGCACCAACGGAGGCGTGCGCAATTATGGATATCGCCATAATGCTGAGGAACGCTATGATGCATTCTGCTTCACGTCCAACCTCCCTG GACGCGTGTTCTTCCTGAAGCCTCTCCGGCCAGTGGCCTTGGCCGGAGCAGCTCGCGCTTGCGCGGCTCGCGGGGCGACGGTGGCCAAGGTCGGGCAGCTGTTCGCCGCCTGGAAGCTACAGCTGTTGGACCGCTGCACTGTCGGCTGGCTGGCCGATGGCAGCGCGCGCTACCCCATCGTGAATCCGCGAACTCGCTGCGGGGGCCCCCGGCCGGGCGTCCGCAGCCTCGGTTTCCCCGACGCCTCACGACGTCTCTTCGGTGTCTATTGCTACCGCGCTCCAGGTGCCCCAGACCCGGCTCcaggaggctggggctggggctgggagggCGGAGGAGGCTGGGCAGGAGGGTCGAGGGACCCGGCTGCCTGGACCCCGCTGCGTGTCTAG
- the Tm6sf2 gene encoding transmembrane 6 superfamily member 2 isoform X1, with translation MDIPPLAGKIAAMSLGALPLSYALNQVSAFSQPLCAVLMSALILGLLFMAVYSLSHGEITYDPLYAVFVLFSFTSVVDLVIALQEDGYMVGFMDFYTKEGEPYLRTAHGIFICYWDGTVHYLLYLAMAGAIRKRKRYRNLGLYWLGSFAMSLLVFLPGNILGKYSSEIRPAFFLAILYMLVPCWAGVKIFSQSHAPTSYTPNMVQEEQKKGLLQRPADLVIITYLVLAAFFTLFRGLVVLDCPTDACFIYIYQYEPYLRDPVAYPKLQMLVYLFYALPFYCLAAYALIFPGCSWLPDWALVFAGAIGQAQFSHMGASMHLRTPFTYRVPEDTWTTFFLSNMLFALGPHLLAFRCLWWPAFFMQSPPLEPQGQGKKQQ, from the exons ATGGACATCCCGCCGCTAGCCGGCAAGATCGCGGCGATGTCGCTCGGCGCTCTGCCGCTGTCCTACGCGCTCAACCAAGTCTCGGCGTTCTCACA GCCCTTGTGCGCAGTGCTGATGAGTGCGCTGATACTGGGTCTGCTCTTTATGGCCGTCTACAGTCTGTCTCATGGGGAGATCACCTATGACCCTCTCTATGCTG TCTTTGTGCTCTTCTCCTTCACCTCGGTGGTGGACCTCGTTATTGCGCTCCAAGAAGATGGCTACATGGTGGGCTTTATGGATTTCTACACCAAGGAG GGGGAGCCCTACCTACGCACAGCGCATGGCATTTTCATCTGCTACTGGGATGGTACTGTTCACTACCTACTCTATCTGGCCATGGCCGGTGCCATCCGGAAGAG GAAAAGGTACCGGAACCTTGGGCTCTACTGGCTGGGGTCCTTCGCCATGAGCCTCCTGGTGTTCCTCCCAGGAAACATCCTTG GTAAATACAGTTCAGAGATCAGACCTGCCTTCTTCCTCGCCATCCTCTACATGCTGGTCCCATGCTGGGCTGGTGTGAAGATCTTCAGCCAGTCCCATGCACCAACCTCCTACACCCCCAACATG GTACAGGAGGAGCAAAAAAAAGGCCTCCTACAGCGCCCAGCCGACCTGGTGATCATCACGTACCTCGTCCTTGCTGCGTTCTTCACTCTCTTCCGGGGCCTG GTGGTACTTGACTGCCCCACAGACgcctgcttcatctatatttacCAATATGAGCCATATCTGCGGGACCCTGTGGCCTACCCAAAGTTGCAG ATGCTGGTGTATTTGTTCTATGCTCTGCCTTTCTACTGCCTGGCTGCCTATGCCCTCATTTTCCCTGGCTGCTCCTGGCTGCCAGACTGGGCCTTGGTGTTTGCAGGAGCCATTGGCCAG GCGCAGTTCTCACACATGGGTGCCTCCATGCACTTGCGCACACCCTTCACCTACCGCGTGCCTGAAGACACCTGGACCACCTTCTTTCTAAGCAACATGCTGTTTGCACTGGGTCCACACCTGCTGGCTTTCCGCTGCCTGTGGTGGCCTGCCTTCTTCATGCAGTCACCACCCTTGGAGCCCCAGGGCCAAGGCAAGAAGCAGCAGTGA
- the Tm6sf2 gene encoding transmembrane 6 superfamily member 2 isoform X2, with protein MDIPPLAGKIAAMSLGALPLSYALNQVSAFSQPLCAVLMSALILGLLFMAVYSLSHGEITYDPLYAVFVLFSFTSVVDLVIALQEDGYMVGFMDFYTKEGEPYLRTAHGIFICYWDGTVHYLLYLAMAGAIRKRKRYRNLGLYWLGSFAMSLLVFLPGNILGKYSSEIRPAFFLAILYMLVPCWAGVKIFSQSHAPTSYTPNMEEQKKGLLQRPADLVIITYLVLAAFFTLFRGLVVLDCPTDACFIYIYQYEPYLRDPVAYPKLQMLVYLFYALPFYCLAAYALIFPGCSWLPDWALVFAGAIGQAQFSHMGASMHLRTPFTYRVPEDTWTTFFLSNMLFALGPHLLAFRCLWWPAFFMQSPPLEPQGQGKKQQ; from the exons ATGGACATCCCGCCGCTAGCCGGCAAGATCGCGGCGATGTCGCTCGGCGCTCTGCCGCTGTCCTACGCGCTCAACCAAGTCTCGGCGTTCTCACA GCCCTTGTGCGCAGTGCTGATGAGTGCGCTGATACTGGGTCTGCTCTTTATGGCCGTCTACAGTCTGTCTCATGGGGAGATCACCTATGACCCTCTCTATGCTG TCTTTGTGCTCTTCTCCTTCACCTCGGTGGTGGACCTCGTTATTGCGCTCCAAGAAGATGGCTACATGGTGGGCTTTATGGATTTCTACACCAAGGAG GGGGAGCCCTACCTACGCACAGCGCATGGCATTTTCATCTGCTACTGGGATGGTACTGTTCACTACCTACTCTATCTGGCCATGGCCGGTGCCATCCGGAAGAG GAAAAGGTACCGGAACCTTGGGCTCTACTGGCTGGGGTCCTTCGCCATGAGCCTCCTGGTGTTCCTCCCAGGAAACATCCTTG GTAAATACAGTTCAGAGATCAGACCTGCCTTCTTCCTCGCCATCCTCTACATGCTGGTCCCATGCTGGGCTGGTGTGAAGATCTTCAGCCAGTCCCATGCACCAACCTCCTACACCCCCAACATG GAGGAGCAAAAAAAAGGCCTCCTACAGCGCCCAGCCGACCTGGTGATCATCACGTACCTCGTCCTTGCTGCGTTCTTCACTCTCTTCCGGGGCCTG GTGGTACTTGACTGCCCCACAGACgcctgcttcatctatatttacCAATATGAGCCATATCTGCGGGACCCTGTGGCCTACCCAAAGTTGCAG ATGCTGGTGTATTTGTTCTATGCTCTGCCTTTCTACTGCCTGGCTGCCTATGCCCTCATTTTCCCTGGCTGCTCCTGGCTGCCAGACTGGGCCTTGGTGTTTGCAGGAGCCATTGGCCAG GCGCAGTTCTCACACATGGGTGCCTCCATGCACTTGCGCACACCCTTCACCTACCGCGTGCCTGAAGACACCTGGACCACCTTCTTTCTAAGCAACATGCTGTTTGCACTGGGTCCACACCTGCTGGCTTTCCGCTGCCTGTGGTGGCCTGCCTTCTTCATGCAGTCACCACCCTTGGAGCCCCAGGGCCAAGGCAAGAAGCAGCAGTGA